The genomic stretch GAAGAAGCAGCAAGAAGGAAGCAGTTAAGGGAAACAGACTCAGTAGGAAGTTACACAACAGTGCATCTAAGTTAGGATTTCCCAGTTCACAAACACTCGATTTTTCGAGGACGTAGGGGGTCACTGACAGAGATTCTCAGCTCTGTTGCAGCCACACGTTTTAAAACTTCCACTGACCAAGAAAGTAAACCAAAACCAGCAGCACAAACCAGACCAAACCAGAAAGAACAGAAAGCACAACGGAAGAGGAGAGAAGTCAAACTACAATACCAGAGCAAGAGACCGAAATAGAGATCTCTTGTATTACCAGATTGCCACATATCAAGGGTTTTAAGGAGTTGGGCTCAAGCCCAAGTTGCATCTTGGGCTGGTTTTAGATGGAGCAGGTTTGGCCACATTTAAGGGTCATACTATTACACTTATTTGTATTATTAAAGTGGGTGAAGTCGACAAAGCAAGCTTCTATTAAAAAGCATGGtatgataaataaatttgatttgaaaatGTGGACGACCAAGTGAACCACTCCCAATGCAGAGAGGCTTCAAATTGTATtcaagaaataattaaattgtgtgaTGAGACTATAGTATGAGAGCTTAGtttaattctaaaaaaataattaagtggAGTCAGTGTCTCAGGATCCAATCTTCTATTCCATTCCTGTAAGCTTCTATTCCACTGACTTTGTCAGATTTTGACTAATCAAAGATGCCTTTTGTTTAAAACGTAAATAATGGACCACAGTTATTAATCCTAACTAGTTAATCACTATTAGGgttttctcatatttttttgACACGGATCTTGGCTGATCTTCCATTATCTTCAGTATAGGTCTTTACAATATTAATTGGTCCAATAAACAAGTGCCTTCCTATTCAGAGATCAAGAATGGTTGACTAATTTTGGTGAAATTAAGGTAATTAATAGTATGTCACAGGCTCACAGCTCCTTGCTATCTTGTTTTGCCCTTTTATTGAAACGGGCATGGCTTGAGAAGTTATGTTtcatactatttcaataataatATGCTGATTTGGTACATACAAATGATATTTGGATATAAAGATATGTTGCACATATTGGTGCTCGGAATCATTTGCTAAGTATGTAAACATTGTTTTTTTGGTAGTGTAGCTAAATCGTTTGGCTGACATCCATATATAAGTATAACTACACCAACaattatactactccatccgtttcatagtagtggagtcattttgcacgttccatagtagtcaagtcatttctctttttgataaaagtcaacacatttttctcacttactttatcgagttattctctcttcatctcattacatttttcatttcctacttttttcttcatttacttaactcatttaacatAATTTTTGTTAAATcgcgtgccaaaaagaaataccatccactactatggaactgagggagtagtatatactccctctatccgtgaaatgttgtccagttttgccattttggttcGTCCGTTAAAAgttgtccactttgctttttttctatttttagtaaataaaCCTCACTTTCCACCAACTCTTTAacctcacattctattataaaactaatatataaatgtgggaccctcattctactaactttttcaacctttcatatttcttaaaactcttgCCGAGTCAAACTTGAAcaatatttcatggacggagggagtaatacccTACTAAATTTAAGGAGTGTTTACTCTAATTGATATGATAGAATGATAAACATAATCACAAGCTGATTTACTGCTTAATTACTTGAATGGAATGATTAATTTTGAGTTTATTTTTTCATCATATCCAAATACTCAAATCTCAATATTTTATCGGTCAATCACATCAATCAAAGTAAACGTATTCTAGTCATATATACAAACATGAAGTAATCAATATCTCGGTGTTGGTAAAGTAGTAATTAGTTTGAATACATTTATGATGTAAAATTACTCCAGAAATTAATATAGTACTACGTACATGATTTGATGTAATATATAAACAAGCATCTAAAATTTAGGAAAAGCTAAGTAAATTGTCGGTGAGTTTAGTAAAGAAGAAGTATAGAGCAATCCCCGTCCAAAATGAAAAcgacaaataaaatatttgctACAAGCATTTAAATCCAAActtaactatttttatttaactgactttttgaaaaatattagaaataaaatataggaGACGAAGAGGGGGTTGTTTGGGAAGCAGAAGTCAATAATCTTGGATAGTGTAGCCCTTTTAGAGATTCAGGGCATGGATTTCCTCAAGTTTTTAATTTTCTTGTTTATAACATCATAAAAGTTTGAATTTCTAGCAAATATGAAACACCATTTTTCAAAGTTAGGACTAGAAGATTACTACTTgtctatatttttaatttagttttgtCGTGCCAACGTTTTGTCCATAATTCCCTGCCTTGAATGTGCTCAATTAAATGAAGATGTAGCAATTCCAGAAACCTAAACCTCGTTTTGTTCCATTCTCATTTGATTGTTTTGACCTAGATTTTTGCTTCCCAATCGTGCAATGTGAAAATACGTGtcccatttttcttttcatataTTTCAACTCAAAGCATCCTAGACTTTTGTTACCATTTAAAGCATCAATTCGTGTGAAGATTTAAGTAATTAGTTGTTATATTACACTTTTATATGGGAAGGGTCGATTCCTCTTCACCCCTTGTATCCCACTATTCCTCATTTAAATCATAGgagtgaaaaaagaaaaaaatgtaacAAGAAAAATATGTTACCATTTGCAAACTGAAATGAAAATGTCACTAACAAGTGAACTCAAACTTGGTGTAAGAATTCCCCTCtttgaaatatatataattgtgaCGAATGAATATACTAAATTCACTTTCTATCTAGGAGAGTTAACAAGCCATGTTGAGTTGGTTTAAGTCTAGTTGAGTTAATCACGATTAAATGTAAAATTACTTTGTATTCTCATCTGCAGATGAACAATATGAGCAACTGAAATTGATTGGTGTGGATAAAACGGTACCAACTAATGTGTACAATACAATTTATTGGAGTAAGTTTCCTGTTACTAGCATATACATTTCCCGAATATGGAAAAAGAGCTCTAACACAGTCGATTCAGGAAGATTCTAGAAAGGTTTGAGATCAATAACACGAGCTTCAGTTCAATACGACCCTTGTAACAACAAGTCCTTGATGTCATATCCCTGCAGCTATGGAACacaaataaattgaattttttatcCATCAGTCGAAGCTACAGTTTTAACAGATCAAAACGGCATCATATATATCAATGTGTGAGTGATTATGTTTTGTGTGTCTGTCGTGTGGGGAAATTACCTGAAGGAAGGTTAGAAGCAATATAACACCCGAGTTCCAGAAGGCGTGGATAGTGATTGGTGCTAGAAGGTTGCGCGTTTGAGCGTAAGTTAGCCCTAATGCCGTTCCTGTGTAAATACCAGCATTGCAGTGTTACCCATATCACATTAACTGTGTGTTGTTGCTACTTCAAACAATGGACAAAAGTTGTAGATAAGAATAAATACCGAGTACAAACAGCTGAGGAAATTCACCCGGAGTGAGATGTGCTCCTGCAAATACAGCAGCACTGACTAGCACAGCAAGAGGCGTTGGCAACCTGTCAGTCGAGTTCCAATCAGCTGCGTCTAATTTATATTGGCACTTTGATGGCGATATATCCCCAAATTCATGCCATTGTGCCCAAAGAGACCTTTTTGTTTGGTTAATAAATCCAATAGCCGTTAACATTTGAAAACATCAACTGGTTTGGATGGGTAGGCCTTGTAAGAGAGTGTACACTATTTTGTGGGACACCCGAAAATGACAGTTTTATcatggggcggagggagtataaagtaGTGTATCTAGTATAACCACATAGTATTTCATAATTGCTGGTACTATCCATAAATGCAATTTATAAAGCTTACCATTTGGTGAGAGCTACCATGAAAAACCCTCTAAAGACAGTTTCTTCGAGAATAGGAGCAAGCACACCTACAATACCTACCAAAGCAGCAGTGCTATATTTCACAAGGGAAAATGGTTAGTTCCCTTTGTATCATACCAAGGAGGAAAACAAAGTGGCAGAAACATAAACTGATTGAGAAAAGTACCTGATACTCGAAGATCCGATAAGTGGAAGCAAGCGCACAAGGGCATCAGTCTAGAGTAACCGAATGAATTATCAAATTATGTTGAATGTAGTATTTATGAGCTAGACAAGGGCGGAAAACATTATTTAAGCTAGAAAGATATTCTCACCTCTCTCTGTGGGGGCTCACCGTTGAAAAAAGACATCACAACTCCTGTTCCCGCAATGGCAGCCAAAGCTCCACCAAGACCAATCCCCGCCCATAACAACCAGCCTTTTTGAAGATTGAAAGGATCCCTCCAATCTAAAGTATGAATTGAGCTTATCTCAGAGTTTTTTTGTAATTAGTTATGGCGATTAAACTTTTGCCGAAAACAATCTAAATGAGACCATTTAGATTGATTTGATTTATATAAACTGAGCTAGTTACCATATCGATATATGTCATCAGGAAGGGGAGAGAATGACTTTGTCAGACTATACAAAACTGCAAGAACCACTGTAGTTGCAATTCTACAATAGAGAAAATGGAACACATCAGAATTGGTGCAAATAAACAATGGCAAACAGAGGAGAATATGTAAGGACAGAACCAATAAATCCATGATAAAGAAGTACTACATGTCTTAAAGATGTTTCGTACCCTTGATCCAAAAATAAGATCTCCGCCTTCTCATCCAGACTTAACTCCTCGATTTGAATCCCTGAGTACTCTACTGCTGCTGCTTCAATTAGTCCTGTCAAAACAAAACTGTCTGAAAAACTTATCAGTTTTTCCCATATAAACAGAGGAGATCCAATATGCTTGACAACTCCATGACTAAAGATCATGTATTCATACATAAGGTAGACAAAACATCCAATTACATAGCTAGAAAAGACTGAAGTTAAGTCTGTAGCAAACACAGGCATCATCAATCAGAGCATATATGACTGCTCTTTTACTAGAATAAACTATAAAAGCCAGTATCACAATGCACCTTATTCCACAAGCAAGCGAGGTTAGTGAGATTGTTTGCCAATTCCATGGAACATCCCAACGTTTCAATATTCGCCATTCTAATCTCTTTTCCTGTAAAGATTACAATAAAGCACTGTAACTAACCAAAGGCACTTAGGTCTGCACGCACCAGAATCAATGAAATCAACTAATATGAACCAAACATATTGCATTTCATTTTATTCTTCAAATACATACTAAAAGCCTGATTCTTAGTATCAAATTGCTAGCAATTATCAATCCTTATCAATCGAAAATCAATTCCAAAACACCCCCCAGCCACACACACACCCAAGCAGTTTCATGAAAATGTTATCTTTTCACTAATTCCGAGTAATCCACTCCCTATTCAACAGTAAATCTGAAAAATCAAAGAATATCAATATATCAATCCTAAACCATGTTATGTTTCATGTCTTACCATCAATTCTTAGTAGTTGGCCAATTATTTTCAGTATAAAATCAATTCAAGAACCCCAAATAGTTGCATTAAAACTGTTAGTACTCTTTTTCACTAATTCAAGAAATCCACTCTCAATTCAACAACAAATCTTCTGCCCGCAGCAGAAAAGTTCTAATCAAGAAAGCCCTTTAATCaattgtatacatatatataggcaATTTACAAGGAACAGAGAAATCAATTGACTGAAAAGTGCGTAAAGCTTACCTCTTTAACGGATTCTTTTGAATCATTATCCTTATAACAGCATATGCCGCACAGCCCTCTTGTGGTTGTGCCTTGAAGCTTGAGAGCAGGTGTTAATGGCGAAGATCGAAGGGGAAGGGTTTGCTCTACTTGGGATTTGAATCTTTTGATGGATGGGAGAGAGGGTGCCGAGAGACTATACGAAGTGAATACAGCAACTGACATTTTGAACGGATTTTACAAAATTGATTTGAGTGAGTTTGGATGTACAATGCTTATATAT from Salvia splendens isolate huo1 chromosome 4, SspV2, whole genome shotgun sequence encodes the following:
- the LOC121801627 gene encoding membrane-embedded CAAX protease MroQ-like, with translation MSVAVFTSYSLSAPSLPSIKRFKSQVEQTLPLRSSPLTPALKLQGTTTRGLCGICCYKDNDSKESVKEEKRLEWRILKRWDVPWNWQTISLTSLACGISFVLTGLIEAAAVEYSGIQIEELSLDEKAEILFLDQGIATTVVLAVLYSLTKSFSPLPDDIYRYDWRDPFNLQKGWLLWAGIGLGGALAAIAGTGVVMSFFNGEPPQRETDALVRLLPLIGSSSISTAALVGIVGVLAPILEETVFRGFFMVALTKWLPTPLAVLVSAAVFAGAHLTPGEFPQLFVLGTALGLTYAQTRNLLAPITIHAFWNSGVILLLTFLQLQGYDIKDLLLQGSY